One window of Mesorhizobium sp. PAMC28654 genomic DNA carries:
- a CDS encoding recombinase family protein: MISNETPSSSHGQLVGYARTSTTDQKAGLEAQLRDLNAAGCAKVFQEQISSVATKRPELERCLDYVREGDTMIVTKLDRLARSVADLVAITEHLKAKGAGLRILAISLDTGTPTGKLMLNLLGSIAEFERGLMLERQREGIAKARAEGKYKGRAPTAKRKAADVIRLKGEGKTADAIAAELDIGRASVFRILRPSRKNNS, translated from the coding sequence ATGATATCGAACGAGACCCCCTCTTCCTCTCACGGCCAGCTTGTCGGCTATGCCCGCACCTCGACCACCGACCAGAAGGCGGGCCTAGAGGCGCAACTTCGCGATCTAAACGCCGCAGGATGCGCCAAGGTCTTCCAGGAGCAGATTTCGTCGGTCGCAACCAAGCGCCCTGAGCTGGAGCGCTGCCTGGACTATGTCCGCGAGGGAGACACCATGATCGTCACCAAGCTGGACCGGCTCGCACGATCGGTTGCCGACCTAGTGGCGATCACAGAGCACCTGAAGGCCAAAGGAGCCGGCTTACGTATCCTCGCCATAAGCCTCGACACGGGAACGCCGACTGGCAAGCTCATGCTCAATCTGCTGGGCTCCATTGCCGAGTTTGAGCGTGGATTGATGCTGGAGCGGCAGCGTGAGGGCATAGCCAAGGCCAGGGCCGAGGGGAAATACAAGGGACGGGCACCTACGGCCAAGCGCAAGGCGGCCGATGTCATCCGCCTCAAGGGCGAAGGGAAGACTGCTGACGCCATTGCAGCCGAGCTGGACATCGGACGGGCGAGCGTATTTCGCATCCTTCGCCCGTCTCGCAAAAATAACAGTTGA
- a CDS encoding uracil-DNA glycosylase family protein, giving the protein MTKRAALRKLAIARKNDRLPPHRCFGDFHDGAYDRQDYVVPWTISAHNYDSDVMIIGQDWNSEANLAGPFDPDQQQFGQKPDLPTNRNLRRLLLEHLGMRFEQTYATDLFVFAKPGNMDSRISRAHLAYCAETYCRPQIDIVNPLVVICLGSATYNTLRRAEGLPRLTLTEALKERFPYRNSEIFAVTHTGGRTFNAAGGFEGVRLQWERIANRLQVLRNGV; this is encoded by the coding sequence TTGACCAAACGGGCTGCGCTCAGAAAACTCGCAATCGCTCGGAAGAATGACAGGCTTCCACCCCATCGCTGTTTTGGAGATTTCCACGACGGGGCGTACGATCGACAAGATTACGTTGTCCCGTGGACCATCTCAGCTCACAATTACGATTCAGACGTAATGATCATTGGCCAAGACTGGAATTCGGAGGCCAACCTCGCAGGTCCCTTTGATCCCGATCAGCAGCAGTTTGGACAAAAGCCAGATCTTCCAACAAATAGAAATTTGAGGAGGCTACTCTTAGAGCACTTGGGTATGCGATTTGAACAAACATATGCAACGGACCTGTTCGTGTTCGCAAAGCCCGGCAATATGGATTCTAGAATCTCAAGGGCTCATCTCGCTTACTGTGCGGAGACCTATTGTCGACCGCAAATTGACATCGTGAACCCACTGGTCGTCATTTGTCTGGGGTCCGCGACTTATAATACCTTACGAAGGGCCGAAGGATTGCCCCGCTTGACACTAACGGAAGCCCTAAAGGAACGCTTTCCGTATCGAAATTCCGAGATTTTCGCGGTCACTCACACCGGCGGGCGAACCTTCAATGCAGCGGGAGGGTTTGAAGGGGTCAGGCTTCAGTGGGAGCGGATTGCAAATCGCCTTCAAGTCTTACGAAATGGCGTTTGA
- a CDS encoding cytochrome b, producing the protein MNPTYTGAQKAIHWAVFLLVIGLYGLTYVVDLYPRGDPGRALVWWLHISFGMLLFALVVVRVGLRLTLGTPGLPVEMSQLERWVAKIAHLLLYALLVAIPVLGILLTWYRGDALSFFGLFTIPAPVSPDRATAGFIRQLHSLCANAILILAGLHAAAALWHHFVRRDDVLKRMLPGTSGS; encoded by the coding sequence ATGAACCCCACCTACACAGGCGCCCAGAAGGCCATTCATTGGGCTGTGTTTCTCCTGGTCATCGGGCTTTACGGTCTGACCTATGTCGTTGATCTCTATCCACGTGGCGACCCCGGCCGCGCGCTGGTCTGGTGGCTTCATATTTCGTTCGGAATGCTGCTCTTCGCGCTGGTTGTCGTCCGCGTCGGCCTGCGCCTCACACTGGGAACACCCGGCCTACCCGTGGAAATGTCACAGCTTGAACGATGGGTGGCCAAGATCGCGCATCTTCTGCTCTACGCGCTGCTTGTGGCCATTCCTGTTCTCGGCATCCTGTTGACATGGTATCGGGGCGACGCCTTGAGTTTCTTTGGGCTTTTCACCATTCCGGCTCCAGTTTCTCCGGACCGCGCCACGGCTGGTTTCATCAGGCAACTGCACAGCCTCTGCGCCAATGCGATCCTTATCCTTGCCGGACTGCATGCGGCGGCGGCGCTCTGGCATCATTTCGTCCGCAGAGACGACGTGCTCAAGCGAATGCTGCCGGGGACAAGTGGCTCCTGA
- a CDS encoding PepSY domain-containing protein: MKSTLKCLAMVGLYGLVLAAPLAARADVDDDGDHDRARDLYERGEIKGLSNILGVVRAEAPGDIVAIDFIRIGARWVYRFQVVDTDGRRRIVDVDAGAGVLMRGRGGDR, encoded by the coding sequence ATGAAATCGACGCTGAAGTGCCTGGCGATGGTGGGTCTGTACGGGCTCGTTCTTGCCGCGCCGCTTGCCGCGCGTGCGGACGTGGATGATGACGGCGATCATGATCGGGCGCGGGACCTTTACGAACGTGGAGAAATAAAGGGCCTGTCCAACATACTGGGCGTGGTTCGCGCCGAGGCTCCCGGCGACATCGTGGCCATCGATTTCATCCGGATAGGCGCCAGGTGGGTCTATCGGTTCCAGGTCGTCGACACCGACGGACGCCGCAGGATCGTCGATGTGGACGCCGGTGCCGGGGTGCTGATGCGCGGCAGGGGCGGCGACCGATGA
- a CDS encoding response regulator transcription factor — translation MKILLAEDEPRIASDISAVLKAAGMAVDTVRDGEAAWFAGDVENYDAAILDLGLPKLDGLTVLKRWRANARRFPVLILTARGLWTERVEGINAGADDYLPKPFEMEEMLARLRAILRRSTGQAAPVLKSGPLLLDTRQMRISLRGVPVALSPLEYRLMAFLMHHAGRVVAPTELAEHLYDSGNDRDPNAIEVIVARLRRKLGNDVIETRRGFGYFVPDEPS, via the coding sequence ATGAAGATCCTCCTCGCCGAAGACGAGCCACGCATCGCGAGCGACATCTCGGCGGTCCTCAAGGCCGCGGGAATGGCGGTAGACACCGTTCGCGACGGCGAGGCAGCCTGGTTCGCGGGCGACGTCGAGAATTACGACGCCGCGATTCTGGATCTCGGATTGCCGAAGCTAGATGGCTTAACGGTGCTGAAACGCTGGCGGGCCAATGCGCGCCGCTTTCCCGTCCTGATCCTGACGGCAAGGGGCCTGTGGACCGAGCGCGTCGAAGGCATCAACGCGGGTGCGGACGACTATCTGCCCAAGCCGTTTGAAATGGAGGAAATGCTGGCTCGGCTGCGCGCGATCCTAAGGCGCTCAACAGGCCAGGCGGCGCCAGTGCTGAAATCCGGACCGTTGCTTCTCGACACGCGCCAGATGCGCATTTCGCTGCGCGGCGTTCCCGTCGCGCTGTCTCCGCTGGAATACCGGCTGATGGCGTTCCTGATGCATCATGCCGGGCGCGTGGTGGCGCCGACCGAACTGGCGGAGCACCTGTATGATTCGGGCAATGACCGCGATCCCAACGCAATCGAGGTGATCGTCGCGCGCCTGCGACGCAAGCTCGGCAACGATGTCATCGAGACGCGGCGGGGGTTCGGGTACTTCGTGCCCGACGAGCCTTCCTGA
- a CDS encoding ATP-binding protein: MPNSIRFRLWSAATISILVALAIAGVGLRYLFELNVERRVVSELTVDLNELIGATSFAADGRLSIAPGLTDPRFTNPLSGHYWQVEDLASHILVRSRSLWDATLALPDQGASGELRKIEELRGPGGELTVAVVRTITDADGRSFRAIVAEDHRSVTVSVREYVRDLVPALIVLAAALMAAFFIQITVGLAPLENLRVAVRNVIAQRTARLEVVAPSEVQPLADEINRLLDAQEKALARARSRATDLAHGLKTPLQVLSADIRALRKKGETELADEIEKSAGAIRRHVERELARARLAPGVSSKASCRVGEAAAGVIAVIKRTPSGKHLAFLSDVAEDFMAPVDEGDLSEILGNLVENAARFARSSVQVNAWASDGEVSIAVADDGPGIPDADRESALSRGVQLDSKGGSSGLGLAIVSDIVEAYGGRLTMTNADPGLVVTIALPRHG; encoded by the coding sequence ATGCCGAACTCGATCCGCTTCAGGCTCTGGTCGGCGGCAACCATCTCGATCCTCGTCGCCCTTGCCATCGCCGGCGTCGGACTGCGTTATCTGTTCGAACTGAATGTCGAACGGCGTGTCGTCAGCGAGCTGACCGTCGATCTCAACGAACTGATCGGTGCGACCAGCTTCGCGGCAGACGGCCGGCTGTCGATCGCGCCGGGCCTGACCGACCCACGCTTCACCAACCCGCTGTCGGGTCACTACTGGCAGGTGGAGGACCTGGCCAGCCATATTCTGGTCCGCTCGCGATCCCTGTGGGACGCAACGCTTGCCTTGCCTGACCAAGGGGCGAGCGGCGAACTGAGAAAGATCGAGGAGCTCAGGGGGCCAGGTGGCGAACTCACCGTAGCCGTGGTGCGCACCATCACCGATGCCGACGGCCGGTCGTTTCGCGCCATCGTGGCGGAAGACCATCGCAGCGTCACGGTGTCGGTGCGCGAATATGTCAGGGATCTCGTGCCGGCGCTCATCGTGCTCGCCGCCGCTCTCATGGCGGCCTTCTTCATCCAGATCACCGTTGGCCTTGCGCCGCTGGAAAACCTGAGGGTCGCCGTTCGAAACGTGATCGCGCAGCGAACCGCGCGGCTTGAGGTGGTGGCGCCAAGCGAGGTGCAGCCGCTCGCCGACGAAATCAACCGCCTCCTCGATGCGCAGGAGAAGGCGCTCGCACGGGCCCGGTCGCGCGCCACCGACCTGGCACACGGCCTGAAGACGCCGCTGCAGGTGCTGTCGGCCGACATTCGGGCCCTGCGCAAGAAGGGCGAGACAGAGCTCGCCGATGAGATCGAGAAGAGCGCCGGAGCGATCCGTCGCCATGTCGAGCGGGAACTGGCGCGCGCCCGTCTGGCGCCCGGCGTTTCCAGCAAGGCATCATGCCGGGTCGGGGAAGCCGCTGCCGGCGTCATCGCCGTCATCAAGCGCACGCCGAGCGGCAAGCACCTCGCCTTCCTGAGCGACGTCGCGGAGGATTTCATGGCGCCGGTTGACGAGGGAGACCTATCGGAGATCCTGGGCAATCTGGTGGAGAATGCGGCGCGCTTCGCAAGATCGTCGGTTCAGGTCAATGCTTGGGCAAGCGACGGCGAGGTGTCCATCGCCGTCGCCGATGACGGCCCGGGCATACCCGATGCGGACCGGGAATCCGCTCTGTCGCGCGGCGTGCAACTGGACAGCAAGGGCGGCAGCAGTGGGCTGGGCCTGGCCATCGTTTCAGACATCGTCGAAGCCTATGGCGGACGCCTGACGATGACCAATGCCGATCCCGGCCTAGTGGTGACCATCGCCCTGCCCCGGCACGGCTGA
- a CDS encoding RnfABCDGE type electron transport complex subunit D: MIRTLDRFLDHQTMYRLVLYYLIALLGAALVLGFFKLVPHDPVALAFTTGLMLASCWISNRVFASVFKVPANNESVYITALILALILDPVAVTDLKGIGAVVLACVWAISSKFILAIGRKHLFNPAALGVALTALLLDQSATWWVGGNLPLLPVVLAGGLLIVRKLRRLDLVATFVIVALATILATTEPSQYATALTETLGSSPLLFFAFVMLTEPLTAPTTRWPRIAFAAIVGFLFAPNIHVGSFYFTPELALLAGNLFAYAVSPKGRFVLTLERIEQSAVDSYDFIFRSPRKLAFQAGQYLEWTLGLDRSDIRGNRRYFTVASAPTEQSVRLGVKFYPQSSAFKQALGTMKPGSTIHASQLAGDFTLPTNPETRIAFLAGGIGITPFRSMLQYLIDSHEKRPIVVLYGAETQQDIAYRDVLDTARRELGIRTVFAVARGAERGQYPGYIDARLVRLAIPDYLERTFYISGPQAMVKALRQKLLAMGVRRSKIKVDYFPGFA, encoded by the coding sequence ATGATCAGGACCCTCGACCGGTTTCTCGACCATCAGACCATGTATCGGCTGGTCCTCTACTATCTGATCGCTTTGCTGGGTGCGGCCCTTGTGCTCGGCTTCTTCAAGCTTGTACCGCATGACCCGGTCGCGCTCGCCTTCACCACGGGATTGATGCTGGCCTCCTGCTGGATCAGCAACAGGGTTTTCGCTTCTGTCTTCAAGGTTCCGGCCAACAACGAGTCCGTCTATATCACGGCCCTCATCCTGGCGCTCATCCTCGATCCGGTCGCAGTCACGGACCTCAAGGGGATCGGCGCGGTGGTGCTCGCCTGCGTCTGGGCGATTTCATCCAAGTTCATCCTCGCCATCGGCAGGAAGCACCTGTTCAATCCCGCGGCGCTGGGCGTGGCGTTGACCGCGCTGCTGCTCGACCAGTCGGCCACCTGGTGGGTCGGAGGCAATTTGCCATTGCTTCCCGTCGTGCTTGCCGGCGGCCTCCTCATCGTGCGCAAGCTGCGCCGGCTTGATCTGGTCGCAACCTTCGTAATCGTGGCGCTGGCCACCATCCTTGCAACCACCGAGCCATCGCAATACGCCACCGCGCTGACGGAGACGCTGGGGTCGTCCCCGCTGTTGTTCTTCGCCTTCGTGATGCTGACCGAGCCGCTGACGGCGCCGACGACGCGCTGGCCGCGCATCGCCTTCGCCGCCATCGTCGGCTTTCTGTTCGCCCCCAACATCCATGTCGGCTCTTTCTATTTCACGCCGGAGCTGGCGCTTCTGGCGGGCAATCTCTTCGCCTACGCGGTGAGCCCGAAAGGGCGTTTCGTGCTTACGCTCGAACGCATCGAGCAATCGGCCGTCGACAGCTACGACTTCATCTTCAGGTCACCGCGCAAGCTCGCCTTCCAGGCCGGCCAGTATCTGGAGTGGACGCTGGGTCTCGACCGTTCGGACATTCGCGGCAACCGTCGCTATTTCACGGTCGCATCGGCGCCCACGGAGCAATCCGTGCGGCTTGGAGTCAAATTCTATCCGCAATCAAGCGCCTTCAAGCAGGCGCTGGGTACGATGAAGCCGGGCAGCACGATCCACGCATCTCAGCTGGCCGGTGACTTCACCCTGCCGACCAATCCCGAAACCAGGATCGCCTTCCTGGCCGGCGGCATCGGCATCACGCCATTCCGTTCGATGCTGCAATATCTCATCGATAGCCATGAAAAGCGGCCGATCGTCGTCCTCTACGGAGCCGAGACCCAGCAGGACATCGCCTATCGCGACGTGCTCGACACGGCGAGACGAGAACTGGGCATCAGGACGGTGTTTGCCGTGGCCCGGGGGGCCGAGCGCGGCCAATATCCCGGCTACATCGACGCGCGTCTGGTGCGCCTCGCCATCCCCGACTATCTGGAGCGGACCTTCTACATTTCCGGCCCCCAGGCCATGGTCAAGGCGTTGCGCCAGAAGCTGCTGGCCATGGGTGTTCGCCGCTCAAAGATAAAGGTCGACTATTTCCCCGGCTTTGCCTGA
- a CDS encoding FAD:protein FMN transferase, whose amino-acid sequence MPITVDIDGASGGVLVDTVFDYFEQIDRRFSTYRTDSEISTINRGDLPVRDWSGEMMEVLALAARTRTETDGYFDIRKPDGSLDPSGIVKGWAIRNAAGIVQRAGISDFFIEAGGDIQSLGRNSLGLDWSVGIRNPFNADEIIKIVYPRGHGVATSGTYVRGQHIYNPRGIGDLITEIVSLTVIGSDVFEADRFATAAFAMGRDGILFLEQTPGLEGYVVDSNRRATPTSGFGAFCQP is encoded by the coding sequence ATGCCTATCACCGTCGACATCGACGGTGCCTCGGGCGGCGTGCTTGTCGACACTGTCTTCGACTATTTCGAGCAGATCGACCGACGCTTCAGCACCTACAGGACCGACAGCGAGATTTCGACCATCAACCGGGGTGATCTTCCTGTCCGCGACTGGAGCGGCGAGATGATGGAAGTCCTGGCCCTCGCCGCCCGGACGAGAACCGAGACGGACGGATATTTCGACATCCGCAAGCCCGACGGTTCGCTGGACCCGTCCGGCATCGTCAAGGGCTGGGCCATCCGCAATGCGGCCGGGATCGTTCAGCGGGCCGGCATCAGTGATTTCTTCATCGAGGCCGGCGGCGACATCCAGTCCCTCGGCAGGAATTCGTTGGGACTCGACTGGAGCGTCGGTATCCGCAATCCCTTCAATGCCGATGAGATCATCAAAATCGTCTATCCGCGCGGACATGGCGTCGCCACTTCCGGCACCTATGTGCGCGGGCAGCACATCTATAATCCGCGTGGGATTGGCGATCTGATCACCGAAATCGTCAGCCTGACCGTCATCGGGTCGGATGTGTTCGAAGCAGATCGCTTCGCCACGGCCGCCTTCGCCATGGGCCGGGACGGCATTCTCTTTCTCGAGCAGACGCCGGGTCTGGAGGGCTACGTTGTCGACAGCAACCGCCGCGCCACGCCGACAAGCGGCTTCGGAGCCTTTTGCCAACCATGA
- a CDS encoding FMN-binding protein → MGFESAAITPTMVASETTAAITVPMQEPPAAEKPPAVSQPGISQTSVAPPEQAPAQLVANAVPQAASFAITPAVYIPIPQPRPDYTQATARIIKAAMKPAVSAGTKPPGHGFADGTYTGPVADAYYGLIQIQASVQGGRLTSLRILKFPNDRRTSISINRQALPMLRDEAISAQSANVDIISGATLTSRAFIQSLGGALKKASS, encoded by the coding sequence GTGGGGTTCGAGTCTGCGGCGATCACGCCGACCATGGTCGCCAGCGAAACCACGGCGGCGATCACTGTTCCCATGCAAGAGCCACCAGCTGCCGAGAAGCCGCCTGCAGTCAGCCAGCCGGGGATTTCCCAGACGTCTGTTGCACCGCCGGAACAGGCGCCAGCCCAGCTTGTCGCCAATGCCGTGCCGCAGGCGGCGTCCTTCGCCATAACTCCGGCCGTCTACATCCCCATTCCCCAGCCGAGGCCGGATTATACGCAAGCAACCGCCCGCATCATCAAGGCCGCCATGAAGCCGGCCGTGAGTGCCGGCACCAAGCCGCCAGGGCACGGCTTTGCCGACGGCACCTACACCGGCCCTGTCGCCGATGCCTATTATGGCCTCATCCAGATTCAGGCCTCCGTCCAGGGCGGCCGTCTCACATCCCTGAGAATACTGAAATTCCCGAATGACCGCCGCACCTCGATCAGCATCAACCGGCAGGCGCTGCCCATGCTGCGTGACGAAGCGATCAGCGCGCAGAGCGCCAATGTCGACATCATTTCGGGCGCCACGCTGACCAGCAGGGCCTTCATCCAGTCGCTTGGCGGCGCGTTGAAGAAAGCGTCGTCCTAG
- a CDS encoding FAD-dependent oxidoreductase, with translation MSQAINPIFGARRDQAFPTLPQADIDRMRRFGEASAYATGERIIKAGDVAPGLIVVLSGSVDITQDGGLGRRETIVTHGPGSFVGELAQLSARPSLVNAEAAEPVEAFVIPSQRLRDLMVQEANLGERIMRALILRRVGLLESDTSGPIIIGPLDNADVLRLQGFLARSGQPYRVLDSAADPCAKTLVERFDVDPHHLPIVLCPNGRLLLNPGEKDLARCIGLLRPIDASRLYDVAIIGAGPAGLAAAVYAASEGLSTIVLDCRAFGGQAGASSRIENYLGFPTGISGMALMARAYNQAQKFGVEMVIPDEAKLLGSATEGACYRLDVGDGETVRTRTVVIASGARYRRLDLANLAQFEGTSVHYWASPIEARLCAGQEVALVGAGNSAGQAAVYLASHVRKVALLARGGSLDASMSRYLVERIKAQANIEVLTETEIEALDGDEGNLATVRWRNRVSGLETTRSIRHLFLFIGADPNTNWLANCNVTLDAKGFVRTGSDIGSTHGVMETSRSGVFAIGDVRSGSVKRVAAAVGEGAQVVAALHAYLAKDGSHAASPERNGRV, from the coding sequence ATGTCTCAAGCCATCAACCCGATCTTCGGTGCCCGTCGTGACCAGGCGTTTCCGACGCTGCCCCAGGCGGATATCGATCGCATGCGCCGTTTCGGCGAGGCCAGCGCCTATGCCACCGGAGAACGCATCATCAAGGCCGGCGACGTGGCGCCTGGTTTGATCGTCGTCCTGTCGGGCAGTGTGGACATCACCCAGGATGGCGGGCTCGGCCGGCGCGAGACGATCGTCACCCATGGTCCCGGCAGCTTCGTTGGCGAGCTGGCGCAGCTTTCGGCCCGCCCCTCGCTGGTGAACGCGGAGGCCGCCGAACCCGTGGAGGCCTTTGTCATCCCTTCGCAGAGGCTGCGGGACCTGATGGTGCAGGAAGCCAATCTCGGCGAACGCATCATGCGGGCGCTGATCCTGCGCCGTGTCGGGCTGCTGGAAAGCGACACCAGCGGGCCGATCATCATCGGCCCTCTCGACAATGCCGACGTGCTGCGGCTGCAGGGTTTCCTGGCCCGAAGCGGCCAGCCATACCGCGTGCTTGATTCCGCTGCTGATCCTTGCGCCAAAACCCTGGTCGAGCGCTTCGACGTGGACCCCCATCATCTGCCGATCGTGCTGTGTCCGAACGGCAGGCTGTTGCTCAATCCCGGCGAGAAGGACCTCGCTCGCTGCATCGGGCTGCTGCGGCCGATCGATGCTTCCAGGCTATACGACGTCGCCATCATCGGCGCGGGACCGGCCGGGCTGGCGGCGGCGGTCTATGCGGCTTCCGAGGGGCTGTCGACCATCGTGCTCGATTGCCGTGCCTTCGGCGGACAGGCCGGCGCCTCCTCGCGCATCGAAAACTATCTCGGCTTCCCGACGGGCATTTCGGGCATGGCGCTGATGGCGCGTGCCTACAACCAGGCGCAGAAGTTTGGCGTCGAGATGGTGATACCGGACGAGGCGAAGCTGCTGGGCTCCGCGACCGAAGGCGCCTGTTACAGGCTTGATGTCGGCGACGGCGAGACCGTGCGGACGCGCACGGTGGTGATCGCCAGCGGCGCGCGCTATCGCCGTCTCGATCTCGCCAACCTGGCGCAATTCGAGGGAACGTCCGTGCACTACTGGGCGTCGCCGATCGAAGCGCGGCTTTGCGCCGGCCAGGAAGTGGCGCTGGTCGGCGCCGGCAATTCGGCAGGGCAGGCGGCGGTCTACCTGGCAAGCCATGTGCGGAAGGTGGCGCTGCTGGCGCGCGGCGGCAGCCTTGATGCAAGCATGTCGCGCTATCTGGTCGAACGCATCAAGGCGCAAGCGAATATCGAGGTGCTGACCGAGACCGAAATCGAGGCGCTGGACGGCGACGAGGGCAATCTTGCCACCGTACGCTGGCGCAACCGCGTTAGCGGTTTGGAAACGACACGCTCGATCCGCCATCTCTTCCTGTTCATCGGCGCCGACCCCAATACCAACTGGCTGGCGAACTGCAACGTGACGCTGGATGCGAAGGGTTTCGTCCGTACCGGATCGGACATAGGATCGACACACGGTGTGATGGAGACAAGCCGCAGCGGGGTGTTTGCCATCGGCGACGTTCGCTCCGGCTCGGTCAAACGTGTCGCGGCGGCTGTCGGCGAGGGCGCGCAGGTGGTGGCGGCGCTGCATGCTTATCTTGCGAAGGACGGCAGCCACGCCGCCTCGCCTGAACGGAACGGGAGAGTGTGA
- a CDS encoding UBP-type zinc finger domain-containing protein yields the protein MADECKHAAHIQDVTPSALGCEECLKSGSWWVHLRLCRTCGHVGCCDDSPNRHATKHFHATSHPVIEGYDPPEGWGWCYVDEVFLDLGDRTTPQNGPIPRFY from the coding sequence ATGGCGGATGAATGCAAACATGCGGCGCATATTCAGGATGTGACGCCGAGCGCGCTCGGCTGCGAGGAATGCCTGAAGAGCGGATCGTGGTGGGTGCATCTGCGGCTGTGCCGCACCTGCGGCCATGTCGGCTGCTGCGACGACTCGCCCAACCGCCACGCCACCAAGCATTTTCACGCCACCAGCCACCCGGTCATCGAAGGCTATGATCCGCCGGAAGGCTGGGGATGGTGCTATGTCGATGAGGTCTTCCTGGACCTTGGCGACCGCACCACGCCCCAGAACGGTCCCATCCCGCGCTTTTATTGA